The Geobacillus stearothermophilus ATCC 12980 genome contains a region encoding:
- the thrS gene encoding threonine--tRNA ligase: MPDMIRITFPDGAQKEFASGTSTEDIAASISPGLKKKAIAGKLNGRFVDLRTPLHEDGELVIITQDMPEALDILRHSAAHLMAQAIKRLYRNVKLGVGPVIENGFYYDIDMEHKLTPDDLPKIEAEMRNIVKENLDIVRKEVSREEAIRLYEEIGDELKLELIADIPEGETISIYEQGEFFDLCRGVHVPSTGKIKEFKLLSISGAYWRGDSNNKMLQRIYGTAFFKKEDLERYLHLLEEAKERDHRKLGKELELFATSQKVGQGLPLWLPKGATIRRIIERYIVDKEIELGYDHVYTPVLGSVELYKTSGHWDHYKENMFPPMEMDNEQLVLRPMNCPHHMMIYKSKLHSYRELPIRIAELGTMHRYEMSGALTGLQRVRGMTLNDAHIFVRPDQIKDEFKRVVNLILEVYKDFGLDEYSFRLSYRDPHDKEKYYDDDEMWEKAQRMLREAMDELGLDYYEAEGEAAFYGPKLDVQVRTALGKDETLSTVQLDFLLPERFDLTYIGEDGKPHRPVVIHRGVVSTMERFVAFLIEEYKGAFPTWLAPVQVKVIPVSPEAHLDYAYDVQRTLKERGFRVEVDERDEKIGYKIREAQMQKIPYMLVVGDKEAAERAVNVRRYGEKESRTMGLDEFAALLAEDVREKRAK, translated from the coding sequence ATGCCAGACATGATTCGCATCACGTTCCCGGACGGAGCGCAAAAGGAGTTTGCGAGCGGGACATCGACCGAAGACATCGCCGCGTCGATCAGTCCGGGGCTGAAGAAAAAAGCGATCGCCGGGAAACTGAACGGCCGGTTCGTCGATTTGCGCACGCCGCTTCATGAGGACGGCGAGCTGGTGATTATCACCCAAGATATGCCAGAGGCGCTTGATATTTTGCGCCATAGCGCCGCCCATTTAATGGCGCAGGCGATCAAACGGCTGTATCGCAACGTCAAGCTCGGCGTCGGACCCGTTATTGAAAACGGCTTCTACTATGATATCGATATGGAGCATAAGCTGACGCCGGACGATTTGCCGAAAATTGAGGCGGAAATGCGCAACATTGTCAAAGAAAACTTGGATATCGTCCGCAAAGAAGTGAGCCGTGAAGAAGCTATCCGGCTGTATGAAGAAATCGGCGATGAGTTGAAGCTCGAGTTGATCGCTGATATTCCGGAAGGCGAGACGATTTCCATTTACGAGCAAGGCGAGTTTTTCGACCTTTGCCGCGGCGTGCACGTGCCGTCGACCGGCAAGATCAAAGAATTCAAGCTGCTCAGCATCTCGGGGGCCTACTGGCGCGGTGACAGCAACAACAAAATGCTGCAGCGCATTTACGGGACAGCGTTTTTCAAGAAGGAAGATTTGGAGCGCTATCTGCATCTTCTCGAAGAGGCAAAGGAGCGCGACCACCGCAAATTAGGAAAAGAGCTTGAGCTGTTTGCGACGTCGCAAAAAGTCGGGCAAGGCTTGCCGCTTTGGCTGCCGAAGGGGGCGACGATCCGCCGGATCATTGAACGGTATATCGTCGACAAAGAAATCGAGCTTGGCTATGACCATGTGTATACGCCGGTGCTCGGCAGCGTCGAGCTGTACAAAACGTCAGGACACTGGGACCATTACAAAGAAAACATGTTCCCGCCGATGGAAATGGACAATGAACAGCTTGTGCTGCGTCCGATGAACTGCCCGCACCATATGATGATTTACAAAAGCAAGCTGCACAGCTACCGTGAGCTGCCGATTCGCATCGCCGAACTTGGCACGATGCACCGCTACGAAATGTCCGGAGCGCTTACCGGCTTGCAACGCGTCCGCGGCATGACGCTTAATGACGCCCATATTTTCGTGCGCCCTGACCAAATCAAAGACGAGTTTAAACGTGTCGTCAACTTGATTTTAGAAGTATACAAAGATTTCGGGCTTGACGAGTACTCGTTCCGCTTGTCATACCGCGATCCGCATGACAAAGAAAAATATTACGACGACGATGAAATGTGGGAAAAAGCGCAACGAATGCTGCGCGAAGCGATGGACGAGCTTGGTCTCGACTACTATGAGGCTGAAGGGGAAGCGGCGTTTTACGGGCCGAAGCTCGATGTGCAAGTGCGCACGGCGCTCGGCAAAGACGAAACGCTCTCAACGGTGCAGCTCGACTTCCTCTTGCCGGAACGTTTTGACCTTACGTACATCGGCGAAGACGGGAAGCCGCACCGCCCGGTTGTCATCCACCGCGGCGTCGTCTCGACGATGGAGCGGTTTGTCGCGTTCTTGATCGAAGAATACAAAGGCGCGTTCCCGACATGGCTCGCCCCGGTTCAAGTCAAGGTGATCCCGGTGTCGCCGGAGGCGCACCTCGATTACGCCTATGACGTGCAGCGGACGCTGAAAGAACGCGGCTTCCGCGTTGAAGTCGACGAGCGCGACGAAAAAATCGGCTACAAAATCCGCGAAGCGCAAATGCAAAAAATCCCGTACATGCTCGTTGTCGGCGACAAAGAGGCGGCCGAGCGAGCGGTCAACGTCCGACGCTACGGCGAAAAAGAGAGCCGGACGATGGGGCTTGATGAATTTGCTGCCTTGTTAGCGGAAGACGTGCGGGAAAAACGGGCGAAATAA
- the ytxC gene encoding putative sporulation protein YtxC yields MIEIHFDKASEAEKLFWLLNERKRDACPLFHAAYDGNKIVAVYIYGDEKHVLETYIIPAMTAFVQSVLEDRLLLSIISGVFYFRDREEQQQILALAHSFLDGERRDYQKGAEFAASRMALLREACASFLRDGLSFSFSSFVTFRLKPYIERLEHYVGLAIDEYKLEQEYQTFVQMLRECLVGRTPQWPRLYLVHDPPHFVFYDRHRRELSAAEVKRLIDRHLVVSQPMYIDSSVLAPLVSLAPAEIELYTDHPDDGMVQTLQNVFQERLRLRRRADFSRLFVASAGNGEES; encoded by the coding sequence GTGATCGAAATCCATTTTGACAAGGCAAGCGAGGCGGAGAAACTGTTTTGGCTGCTGAATGAACGGAAACGGGATGCCTGTCCGCTGTTTCACGCCGCTTACGACGGAAACAAGATCGTGGCGGTTTACATATACGGCGATGAGAAGCACGTGCTCGAGACGTATATCATACCAGCCATGACTGCATTTGTGCAGTCTGTCCTCGAAGACCGGCTGTTGTTGTCGATCATTTCCGGTGTCTTTTATTTTCGCGACCGCGAGGAACAGCAGCAAATTTTGGCGCTCGCCCATTCGTTTTTGGACGGTGAACGGCGCGATTATCAGAAAGGGGCGGAGTTTGCTGCTTCGCGCATGGCGCTGCTGCGCGAGGCGTGCGCTTCGTTTTTGCGCGACGGGCTGTCCTTCTCGTTTTCGTCGTTTGTCACCTTTCGGCTGAAGCCGTACATCGAGCGGCTTGAACATTATGTCGGGCTCGCGATTGACGAGTACAAATTGGAGCAAGAGTATCAAACTTTCGTGCAAATGCTGCGCGAATGCCTGGTTGGCCGGACGCCGCAATGGCCGCGCCTGTATTTGGTGCACGACCCGCCGCACTTCGTGTTTTACGACCGCCACCGCCGCGAGCTGTCGGCGGCGGAAGTGAAACGGCTGATCGACCGCCATCTCGTCGTCAGCCAGCCGATGTATATCGATTCTTCGGTGCTCGCGCCGCTTGTCTCGCTTGCTCCGGCGGAAATTGAGCTGTATACCGACCACCCGGATGACGGCATGGTGCAGACGCTGCAAAACGTGTTTCAAGAGCGGCTTCGCCTCCGCCGCCGCGCTGATTTTTCCCGCTTGTTTGTCGCCAGCGCCGGAAATGGGGAAGAATCTTGA
- the dnaI gene encoding primosomal protein DnaI, producing the protein MERVNQLLQRLFGNEGFRRRYEQMRRYILTHPDVQPFLQAHEQQLSRDAVDRSLMKLYEFIEQHGHCRQCPGLEQCPNMLPGYHPNLVVAGGRIDVEYDRCPKKVQDDERRRQEALIQSMFVPREILQASLSDVDLSDDGRIKAIQFAEKFVTEYEPGKKMKGLYLYGSFGVGKTYLLGAIANELAKRNIPSLIVYVPELFRELKHSLQDQTMNEKLDYVKKVPVLMLDDLGAEAMSSWVRDDVLGPILQYRMFENLPTFFTSNFDMKQLAHHLTYSQRGEEEKVKAARIMERIRSLAHPVEITGPNRRE; encoded by the coding sequence ATGGAACGAGTAAATCAACTGTTGCAGCGGCTGTTCGGAAACGAAGGGTTCCGGCGGCGCTATGAACAAATGCGGCGCTATATTTTGACGCATCCGGACGTGCAGCCGTTTTTGCAGGCGCACGAGCAGCAGCTGTCGCGCGATGCGGTGGACCGAAGTTTAATGAAGCTGTACGAATTTATCGAGCAACATGGCCATTGCCGCCAGTGCCCAGGGCTCGAGCAATGCCCAAATATGTTGCCGGGGTATCATCCGAACTTGGTGGTCGCCGGCGGGCGAATTGACGTTGAATACGACCGCTGCCCGAAAAAAGTGCAAGATGATGAACGGAGAAGGCAGGAAGCGCTCATTCAAAGCATGTTCGTGCCGCGGGAAATTTTGCAAGCTTCGCTGTCGGATGTGGATCTTAGCGACGATGGGCGCATTAAAGCCATCCAGTTTGCAGAGAAGTTCGTGACGGAGTACGAGCCGGGGAAAAAAATGAAAGGATTGTACTTGTACGGGTCGTTCGGCGTCGGCAAAACGTATTTGCTCGGGGCGATCGCCAATGAACTGGCGAAACGGAACATTCCGTCGCTCATCGTCTATGTGCCGGAGCTGTTTCGCGAGCTGAAGCATTCATTGCAAGATCAGACGATGAACGAAAAGCTCGATTATGTGAAAAAAGTGCCGGTGCTCATGCTCGATGACCTTGGAGCGGAGGCGATGTCGAGCTGGGTGCGCGACGATGTGCTCGGCCCAATTTTGCAATACCGGATGTTTGAAAATTTGCCGACCTTTTTCACCTCCAACTTTGATATGAAGCAGCTCGCCCACCATTTGACGTATTCGCAGCGCGGCGAGGAAGAAAAAGTGAAAGCCGCCCGCATTATGGAGCGGATCCGCTCACTCGCGCACCCGGTTGAAATTACCGGGCCAAACCGCCGCGAATGA
- a CDS encoding replication initiation and membrane attachment family protein: MPHHWKELLAVDRYMVQSRTALHDADRKVLTMLYQPLIGHRALALYMTLWGELELLGGREATHHRLMALMQCGLPDIYSERLKLEGIGLLNTYVHAPEAEEPKQFVYELRPPLAPDQFFRDEMLGVFLYRQVGRHMFAQLNDCFACPVVDETKFTLVTRAFSDVFSSVHAEQIVAGFNEEAGRELEPPDGKVHMGRDEASYALDDGVFDFELFFAGLSKQMVPRRAVTAKVKEAIKKLAFLYGIPPLEMQKIVLGVIDPAYEIDIDALRRAAREWYEIEHGGAAPRLVERVQPLAYRTMEYIEPRTKEEALMKQLETISPRQLLKEISGGAEPSLADLQLIEDIMFQQQLLPGVVNVLIYYVMLRTNMKLSKKYVEKIASHWARKKVRTVKEAMELAKEEAKTYQNWANEKEKGTRTVRKVVRTEIVPDWLNMDYSQPDDDDFDVEQARKELEERLKKYRDGS; encoded by the coding sequence ATGCCACACCATTGGAAAGAGTTGTTGGCCGTTGATCGGTATATGGTGCAAAGCCGCACTGCGCTGCACGATGCGGACCGAAAAGTGTTGACTATGCTGTATCAGCCGCTGATCGGCCATCGTGCGCTCGCCTTATATATGACGCTTTGGGGGGAGCTCGAGCTGCTTGGCGGCCGGGAAGCGACCCACCATCGGCTTATGGCGCTCATGCAGTGCGGCCTGCCGGACATTTACAGCGAGCGGCTGAAGCTCGAAGGCATCGGGCTGCTGAATACGTACGTCCACGCCCCCGAGGCGGAAGAGCCGAAGCAGTTTGTGTATGAGCTGCGCCCGCCGCTGGCGCCGGATCAATTTTTCCGCGACGAAATGCTCGGCGTCTTTTTGTACCGGCAAGTCGGCCGTCATATGTTTGCCCAGCTGAATGACTGTTTTGCCTGCCCGGTTGTGGATGAGACAAAGTTCACCCTGGTGACGCGCGCGTTTTCGGACGTATTTTCGTCCGTTCATGCTGAACAAATCGTCGCGGGATTCAATGAAGAGGCCGGGCGCGAGCTCGAGCCGCCGGATGGAAAAGTGCACATGGGGCGGGACGAGGCGTCGTATGCGCTCGATGACGGCGTGTTTGATTTTGAGCTGTTTTTTGCCGGCTTGTCGAAACAGATGGTGCCGCGCCGGGCCGTAACCGCGAAAGTGAAAGAAGCGATCAAAAAGTTGGCATTTTTGTACGGCATCCCGCCGCTGGAAATGCAAAAAATTGTCCTCGGCGTCATCGATCCGGCATACGAGATTGACATTGACGCCCTGCGCCGGGCGGCCCGGGAGTGGTATGAGATCGAGCACGGCGGCGCCGCCCCGCGCCTTGTCGAACGGGTGCAGCCGCTCGCTTACCGGACGATGGAATACATCGAGCCGCGCACAAAAGAGGAGGCGTTGATGAAGCAGCTCGAGACGATCTCCCCGCGCCAGCTTCTGAAGGAAATTTCCGGGGGAGCGGAGCCGTCGCTCGCCGATTTGCAATTGATCGAAGATATTATGTTTCAACAGCAGCTTCTTCCGGGCGTCGTCAATGTGCTGATTTATTACGTCATGCTGCGGACGAATATGAAACTATCGAAAAAATATGTCGAGAAAATCGCCAGCCATTGGGCGCGCAAAAAGGTGCGCACCGTCAAAGAGGCGATGGAGCTGGCTAAAGAGGAAGCAAAGACGTACCAAAACTGGGCGAATGAAAAAGAAAAAGGGACGCGGACAGTGCGCAAAGTCGTGCGCACCGAAATCGTCCCCGACTGGCTGAACATGGATTACAGCCAGCCGGATGATGACGACTTTGATGTGGAACAGGCGCGCAAAGAGCTCGAGGAACGGCTGAAAAAATACCGTGATGGATCGTAG
- the nrdR gene encoding transcriptional regulator NrdR, which yields MRCPSCHHQGTRVLDSRPAEEGRSIRRRRECEQCHYRFTTFERVEEPPLIVVKKEGTREEFSREKILRGLIKACEKRPVALEQLEKVTQEIERELRSQGVSEVKSETIGEMVMERLSRIDEVAYVRFASVYRQFKDINVFIEELKELIKKGQR from the coding sequence ATGCGATGTCCGTCATGCCATCACCAAGGCACGCGCGTGCTTGACTCACGCCCGGCCGAAGAAGGCCGCTCGATTCGCCGCCGGCGCGAGTGCGAACAATGCCACTATCGATTTACGACGTTTGAGCGGGTCGAGGAACCGCCGCTGATTGTCGTCAAAAAAGAAGGGACGCGCGAGGAGTTCAGCCGGGAAAAAATTTTGCGCGGTTTGATCAAAGCGTGTGAAAAACGGCCGGTGGCGCTTGAGCAATTGGAAAAAGTGACGCAGGAAATCGAGCGCGAGCTGCGCAGCCAAGGCGTATCGGAAGTAAAAAGCGAAACGATCGGCGAAATGGTCATGGAGCGGCTGTCGCGCATCGATGAGGTGGCCTATGTCCGCTTCGCTTCCGTCTATCGGCAGTTTAAAGATATCAACGTATTTATCGAAGAGCTAAAAGAGCTGATTAAAAAAGGACAACGGTAA
- the speD gene encoding adenosylmethionine decarboxylase, translated as MDTMGRHVISELWGCDFDKLNDMDFIEKTFVDAALKSGAEIREVAFHKFAPQGVSGVVIISESHLTIHTFPEHGYASIDVYTCGHLDPTIAADYIAEKLGAQTRETIELPRGMRPIEVKKAHAL; from the coding sequence ATGGATACGATGGGTCGTCACGTTATCTCGGAACTTTGGGGATGCGACTTTGACAAACTGAACGATATGGACTTTATTGAAAAAACGTTTGTAGACGCCGCATTAAAATCGGGAGCGGAAATTCGCGAAGTCGCGTTCCATAAATTCGCTCCGCAAGGCGTAAGCGGGGTCGTCATTATTTCCGAATCCCATTTAACGATTCATACGTTTCCGGAACACGGCTATGCCAGCATTGATGTGTATACATGCGGCCATTTAGACCCGACCATCGCCGCGGATTACATCGCCGAAAAGCTTGGCGCGCAAACGCGGGAAACGATTGAGCTGCCGCGCGGCATGCGCCCGATTGAAGTGAAAAAGGCGCACGCGCTGTAA
- the coaE gene encoding dephospho-CoA kinase (Dephospho-CoA kinase (CoaE) performs the final step in coenzyme A biosynthesis.) produces MAFTIGLTGGIASGKSTVSAMMRELGLPVIDADEAARAVVRPGEEAYRQIVAAFGPGILRADGEIDRAKLGAIVFNDEQQRKVLNAIVHPAVRKKMLAEKEAHIRSGAKTVVLDIPLLFESGLTHWVDKVLVVYVDDDVQLRRLMARNGFTEEEALARIRSQWPMAEKVKRADAVIDNNGTIEETRRQLLAILHQWDALGK; encoded by the coding sequence ATGGCATTCACGATCGGATTAACCGGTGGAATTGCGAGCGGCAAAAGTACGGTCAGCGCGATGATGCGCGAGCTCGGCCTTCCGGTCATCGATGCGGATGAGGCGGCGCGCGCCGTCGTCCGCCCGGGGGAGGAGGCGTACCGGCAAATCGTCGCTGCATTCGGTCCGGGCATTTTGCGGGCGGACGGCGAAATCGACCGAGCCAAACTCGGGGCGATCGTCTTTAACGACGAACAACAGCGGAAAGTGCTCAACGCCATCGTTCACCCAGCGGTGCGGAAAAAAATGCTGGCTGAAAAAGAAGCGCACATCCGCTCCGGAGCGAAGACCGTCGTCCTAGATATTCCGCTGTTATTTGAAAGCGGGCTGACTCATTGGGTGGATAAAGTGCTTGTTGTGTACGTCGACGATGACGTTCAGCTCCGCCGGCTCATGGCGCGCAACGGTTTCACCGAAGAGGAAGCGCTCGCCCGCATCCGCTCCCAGTGGCCGATGGCGGAAAAAGTGAAACGGGCCGATGCGGTGATTGACAACAACGGGACGATCGAAGAGACACGCCGGCAGTTGCTGGCCATTTTGCATCAATGGGACGCCTTGGGAAAATAG
- the mutM gene encoding DNA-formamidopyrimidine glycosylase codes for MPELPEVETIRRTLLPLVAGKTIEEVRVFWPNIIRHPQDPAAFAARLAGQTVRGIDRRGKFLKFLLDRDMLISHLRMEGRYAVAQSDEPLEPHTHIVFRFTDGSELRYRDVRKFGTMHVYAKEEADCRPPLAQLGPEPLSPAFSPAVLAAKAAKTKRTVKALLLDQTVVAGFGNIYVDEALFRAGILPGRPAASLTDEELARLHEEMVATIGEAVMKGGSTVRTYVNTQGEAGMFQHHLFVYGRKGEPCKRCGTPIEKMVVAGRGTHYCPRCQR; via the coding sequence ATGCCGGAACTGCCGGAAGTGGAAACGATCCGCCGCACGCTGTTGCCGCTTGTCGCTGGCAAAACGATTGAAGAGGTGCGGGTGTTTTGGCCGAATATCATTCGTCATCCGCAAGACCCGGCGGCGTTTGCTGCCAGGCTGGCCGGGCAGACGGTGCGCGGCATCGATCGGCGCGGGAAATTTTTGAAATTTTTGCTTGACCGGGATATGCTCATCTCCCATTTGCGCATGGAGGGGCGCTACGCGGTCGCCCAGTCCGATGAGCCGCTTGAACCGCATACGCACATTGTGTTTCGTTTTACAGACGGCAGTGAGCTTCGTTATCGCGATGTACGCAAATTCGGAACCATGCACGTGTACGCGAAAGAGGAAGCAGACTGCCGGCCGCCGCTCGCTCAATTAGGGCCGGAACCGCTGTCCCCAGCGTTTTCTCCGGCGGTGTTGGCCGCAAAAGCGGCGAAAACAAAGCGGACGGTGAAAGCGTTGTTGCTTGATCAAACGGTCGTGGCCGGGTTTGGCAACATTTATGTCGACGAAGCGCTGTTTCGCGCCGGCATTCTCCCTGGACGGCCGGCTGCTTCGCTGACGGATGAAGAACTTGCACGGTTGCACGAAGAAATGGTAGCGACGATCGGCGAGGCGGTCATGAAAGGGGGAAGCACGGTGCGCACGTATGTGAATACGCAAGGAGAAGCCGGAATGTTCCAGCATCACCTGTTCGTATACGGCCGCAAAGGGGAGCCGTGCAAACGGTGCGGCACCCCGATTGAGAAAATGGTTGTCGCCGGCCGCGGCACGCATTATTGCCCGCGTTGCCAACGCTAG
- the polA gene encoding DNA polymerase I — protein sequence MMLKNKLVLIDGNSVAYRAFFALPLLHNDKGIHTNAVYGFTMMLNKILAEEQPTHILVAFDAGKTTFRHETFQDYKGGRQQTPPELSEQFPLLRELLKAYRIPAYELDHYEADDIIGTMAARAEREGFAVKVISGDRDLTQLASPQVTVEITKKGITDIESYTPETVVEKYGLTPEQIVDLKGLMGDKSDNIPGVPGIGEKTAVKLLKQFGTVENVLASIDEIKGEKLKENLRQYRDLALLSKQLAAICRDAPVELTLDDIVYKGEDREKVVALFQELGFQSFLDKMAVQTDEGEKPLAGMDFAIADSVTDEMLADKAALVVEVVGDNYHHAPIVGIALANERGRFFLRPETALADPKFLAWLGDETKKKTMFDSKRAAVALKWKGIELRGVVFDLLLAAYLLDPAQAAGDVAAVAKMHQYEAVRSDEAVYGKGAKRTVPDEPTLAEHLARKAAAIWALEEPLMDELRRNEQDRLLTELEQPLAGILANMEFTGVKVDTKRLEQMGAELTEQLQAVERRIYELAGQEFNINSPKQLGTVLFDKLQLPVLKKTKTGYSTSADVLEKLAPHHEIVEHILHYRQLGKLQSTYIEGLLKVVHPVTGKVHTMFNQALTQTGRLSSVEPNLQNIPIRLEEGRKIRQAFVPSEPDWLIFAADYSQIELRVLAHIAEDDNLIEAFRRGLDIHTKTAMDIFHVSEEDVTANMRRQAKAVNFGIVYGISDYGLAQNLNITRKEAAEFIERYFASFPGVKQYMDNIVQEAKQKGYVTTLLHRRRYLPDITSRNFNVRSFAERTAMNTPIQGSAADIIKKAMIDLSVRLREERLQARLLLQVHDELILEAPKEEIERLCRLVPEVMEQAVALRVPLKVDYHYGPTWYDAK from the coding sequence ATGATGTTGAAAAACAAGCTCGTCTTAATTGACGGCAACAGCGTGGCGTACCGCGCCTTTTTCGCGTTGCCGCTTTTGCATAACGATAAAGGGATTCATACGAACGCAGTCTACGGGTTTACGATGATGTTAAACAAAATTTTGGCGGAAGAGCAGCCGACCCACATTCTCGTGGCGTTTGACGCCGGGAAAACGACGTTCCGCCATGAAACGTTCCAAGACTATAAAGGCGGGCGGCAGCAGACGCCGCCGGAACTGTCGGAACAGTTTCCGCTGCTGCGCGAATTGCTCAAGGCGTACCGCATCCCCGCCTATGAGCTCGACCATTACGAAGCGGACGATATTATCGGAACGATGGCGGCGCGGGCTGAGCGAGAAGGGTTTGCAGTGAAAGTCATTTCCGGCGACCGCGATTTAACCCAGCTTGCTTCCCCGCAAGTGACGGTGGAGATTACGAAAAAAGGGATTACCGACATCGAGTCGTACACGCCGGAGACGGTCGTGGAAAAATACGGCCTCACCCCGGAGCAAATTGTCGACTTGAAAGGATTGATGGGCGACAAATCCGACAACATCCCTGGCGTGCCCGGCATCGGGGAAAAAACAGCCGTCAAGCTGCTCAAGCAATTCGGCACGGTCGAAAACGTACTGGCATCGATCGATGAGATCAAAGGGGAGAAGCTGAAAGAAAATTTGCGCCAATACCGGGATTTGGCGCTTTTAAGCAAACAGCTGGCCGCTATTTGCCGCGACGCCCCGGTTGAGCTGACGCTCGATGACATTGTCTACAAAGGAGAAGACCGGGAAAAAGTGGTCGCCTTGTTTCAGGAGCTCGGATTCCAGTCGTTTCTCGACAAGATGGCCGTCCAAACGGATGAAGGCGAAAAGCCGCTCGCCGGGATGGATTTTGCGATCGCCGACAGCGTCACGGACGAAATGCTCGCCGACAAAGCGGCCCTCGTCGTGGAGGTGGTGGGCGACAACTATCACCATGCCCCGATTGTCGGGATCGCCTTGGCCAACGAACGCGGGCGGTTTTTCCTGCGCCCGGAGACGGCGCTCGCCGATCCGAAATTTCTCGCTTGGCTTGGCGATGAGACGAAGAAAAAAACGATGTTTGATTCAAAGCGGGCGGCCGTCGCGCTAAAATGGAAAGGAATCGAACTGCGCGGCGTCGTGTTCGATCTGTTGCTGGCCGCTTACTTGCTCGATCCGGCGCAGGCGGCGGGCGACGTTGCCGCGGTGGCGAAAATGCATCAGTACGAGGCGGTGCGATCGGATGAGGCGGTCTATGGAAAAGGAGCGAAGCGGACGGTTCCTGATGAACCGACGCTTGCCGAGCATCTCGCCCGCAAGGCGGCGGCCATTTGGGCGCTTGAAGAGCCGTTGATGGACGAACTGCGCCGCAACGAACAAGATCGGCTGCTGACCGAGCTCGAACAGCCGCTGGCTGGCATTTTGGCCAATATGGAATTTACTGGAGTGAAAGTGGACACGAAGCGGCTTGAACAGATGGGGGCGGAGCTCACCGAGCAGCTGCAGGCGGTCGAGCGGCGCATTTACGAACTCGCCGGCCAAGAGTTCAACATTAACTCGCCGAAACAGCTCGGGACGGTTTTATTTGACAAGCTGCAGCTCCCGGTGTTGAAAAAGACAAAAACCGGCTATTCGACTTCAGCCGATGTGCTTGAGAAGCTTGCACCGCACCATGAAATCGTCGAACATATTTTGCATTACCGCCAACTCGGCAAGCTGCAGTCAACGTATATTGAAGGGCTGCTGAAAGTGGTGCACCCCGTGACGGGCAAAGTGCACACGATGTTCAATCAGGCGTTGACGCAAACCGGGCGCCTCAGCTCCGTCGAACCGAATTTGCAAAACATTCCGATTCGGCTTGAGGAAGGGCGGAAAATCCGCCAGGCGTTCGTGCCGTCGGAGCCGGACTGGCTCATCTTTGCGGCCGACTATTCGCAAATCGAGCTGCGCGTCCTCGCCCATATCGCGGAAGATGACAATTTGATTGAAGCGTTCCGGCGCGGGTTGGACATCCATACGAAAACAGCCATGGACATTTTCCATGTGAGCGAAGAAGACGTGACAGCCAACATGCGCCGCCAAGCGAAGGCCGTCAATTTTGGCATCGTGTACGGCATTAGTGATTACGGTCTGGCGCAAAACTTGAACATTACGCGCAAAGAAGCGGCTGAATTTATTGAGCGATATTTTGCCAGTTTTCCAGGTGTAAAGCAATATATGGACAACATTGTGCAAGAAGCGAAACAAAAAGGGTATGTGACGACGCTGCTGCATCGGCGCCGCTATTTGCCCGATATTACAAGCCGCAACTTCAACGTCCGCAGCTTCGCCGAGCGGACGGCGATGAACACACCGATCCAAGGGAGTGCCGCTGATATTATTAAAAAAGCGATGATCGATCTAAGCGTGAGGCTGCGCGAAGAACGGCTGCAGGCGCGCCTGTTGCTGCAAGTGCATGACGAACTCATTTTGGAGGCGCCGAAAGAGGAAATCGAGCGGCTGTGCCGCCTCGTTCCAGAGGTGATGGAGCAAGCCGTCGCACTCCGCGTGCCGCTGAAAGTCGATTACCATTACGGTCCGACGTGGTACGACGCCAAATAA